CAGAAGGCAAGCCTTCAGCAAAGGTCAGACCGCGTGGGGCTCAGATTTGGTGAATCCCACGTCCAGGCGTAGAGGGTGAGAGTCCCCCACGGTGCCCTCGTTACCAGTAGCCACAGCCAGAGCCACAGCCATAGCAGGAGCCATAGCCACAGCCCAGGCCTCTGTAGCCACAGCCTCCATAGCCACAGCCTCTGTAGCCCCAGCCTTTGTAGCCAGAGCTTCCATAGCCGCAGCCTCCGTAGCCGCAGCCTCCATAGCCACAGCCTCCATAGCCGCAGCCTCCATAGCCACAGCCTCCATAGCCACAGCCTCCGTAGCCGCAGCCTCCATAATAGTTTCCGTAGTAGCTGCCACACATGATGTTGGCTGTTGAGGTTGTGCTTGggtagagaaggagaggagaagtgtCACTTCACTGTGGACAACTCCCCCTCCCGAGAGCCTTTTTATATGCTCTCAATGTGGGTGTCACCTGCCATATATACCATGCCACTGGCTAATTTTATGACTAATCTAATTAGTCTGTTGTTCCTCTACCATAAAATAATTCTTGGAAGTGTTTGGGAGGCTTGTTGTGTTTGGCTCTCAGTTTGGACTCTTCTCATCCAATTGAGGGCTTCAAAGAGAGGAGATACACCCTCACACCAACGCAGTGTTGTCCCAAATTAGACTGTCATTTCAGCTTCATATAACCATCCTTTATATcaagaaagaatacatttattaGTCTCAATCTTATTTGCTCTTGGCATCGGTTGGTTGCactaacattttttaacatttcataagAACCAAATTACTTTTGActcatcagtttttctttttctaaagaagtaaggtttatttattcattttgagaaagagagagcagtgcggtcagggaaggagcagagagagagagagagagagagagagggagagagagaaccccaagcaggccctgtgctgtcagcgcagtgcctgatgcagggcttgaacccgtgaaatgtgagattgtgacctgagccaaaaccaagttggatgtttaaccgatgGTGCCCCATCTTCTTTTGATCCAAGTTAATTGTTTTCTTCAGGGTTTCAGCTCATTTTCTATACTAAAACCATAATGTAACTTTCATCCTCATGATATTGATAATAATCTAGTTAAATTTTTCAACATACCAAGTCTGAGCAAAATGTATTACACTTTTCTAGGTATACCAATAGGTCTGATTCTCACTTATGTTCAGTCTCTACCTAAGAACTACAAGACAGACGTTATCCCTTGGAATCCAATTgctctgcttttttcccctctaaatcAGGCACACAATTATACAAATTAGGATTCTCATTAATATTAGAATTATATTCTAAGTAACTATCCAACAGGTTTAACATCACGTATTTATGTTTATCAGTGTATCACACAGAGGTCCGTTCCTTTAGCAAAACACCCAATCATTATTCTCTTTGTAACCAATCATATTGTGTTCTCTTGCATAACCTTGGCATTATTATTAGTCTTTATTCAAATTAATGTGATAATGCCTCCCATTGGGAGGCACAGGAAAAGTGAGAATAGCTTCACATGACAGACTTTACAAGAATGAATTTGGGGAGGTGTCATTACCCACACATCATGTGTAATCTGTCAGTATATTTCTGTTATTGTATTGATATTTCTGAgtcaaactattatttttatgtatcccCTCATAACCGTAGGCGGGGACAGAGAGAATAAGCAGTTGGACACTCTCCGTATTTTAGTTAACTCTTCTCCAGAGATCATAAGAATGAAGACACAAGATTTAAAACTTTTCCAATCCATCTGTCCTTTTAAGTATATCTAATGAGTCAATGCCTCTTAATAAAATAGAacgttttcaggggcacctgggtggctcagttggttaagtgtccgacttcagctcaggtcatgatctcatggttcctgagttcccaCATCGGGTTCTTTAGCACAGggccggcttcagattctctct
The Panthera tigris isolate Pti1 chromosome C2, P.tigris_Pti1_mat1.1, whole genome shotgun sequence genome window above contains:
- the LOC122241892 gene encoding keratin-associated protein 6-3-like; its protein translation is MHLWKQKNGFTEVEKDGNLVEKMWQKKILGGGTTSTANIMCGSYYGNYYGGCGYGGCGYGGCGYGGCGYGGCGYGGCGYGGCGYGSSGYKGWGYRGCGYGGCGYRGLGCGYGSCYGCGSGCGYW